Below is a window of Coriobacterium glomerans PW2 DNA.
CGCATCGAAGATCGGCAGATCCGCTTTATATCGGACATCGGAGATCGCCGATATCGACATCTTCATCACAGATGATATCGACGATTCCGCGATGGAGACGGAATTCACCGAAGCAAATGTGGAGGTTATCAAGATCGATAGGAGCAAAGATGAGTGATCTTGCAAGCCCGCGCACAGAACCCGTGCCGACCGACCCTTCAAAGCGCGATCCGGCAGAAGTTGAGTGGCTGTACCTGCATGGGACTGATTTCGCAGATCAACCGGACCTGTTCCATGGTGTGAGCACCTATCTTCTCGATCACGGGTATGTGCGCCCGGGGTTCGAGCAGGCGCTCGCCAAACGGGAGCGCTCGTTTCCGACCGGTCTTCCCACGCAGCCAGCGGTGGCGATCCCGCATACCGATGGCGAGCATGTACTCAGAGAAGCCATCGCGTGCATAGTCAACAAGCGTCCGATCGAGTTCGTCGAGATGTGCGGCGAGGCGGATGACATCGTCTGCCCCAGCGTGTTCTTCATCCTCGTCATGCGTGAGGGCAAGACGCATCTTGACGTGCTTTCGAGCTTGATAGAGCGAATCCAACAGGGAGGGCTCGTATCGCGCATCATGAGAGCAGCAGATGAAGCCGAACTCAGGGAGGTGATCGCGAGCGTGTGGTAGAGCGCGGCTCAGATACAGCGTCGGCAGACGCGCCGGCGAGAGGGAAGGGAGCAAGACCATGGCAGTGAAGCGAATCATCGTCGCATGCGGAGGTGCGATCGCGACCTCGACGGTTGCAGCGAACAAAATCCGGGAGATATGCGACAGAAACGGCATCGACGCCGATGTCACTCAGGCTCGCATCACGGAGCTGGAATCGATGAAGGATCAAGCGGATCTGATCGTGACGACCGCAAAGGTTCGTCGCGATTACGGCGTTCCCGTGATCCACGGCGTCGCATTCATCTCGGGCATCGGAATCGAAGCCACCGAGCGCAAGATCTTGGATGCCCTTCAGAGCACGTGAGAGGCTGCGGAAAAAAACGGACCGCGAGAGAAAGCGCGGGGCTCCGCCCACCGGAACCCCGCAAACGCCTCGCAGCCCCGTGTGATGTGACCCGTACAGGAAACCTCAGTGGGTAAGAAAGCGAGAACGCAATGAACATCATATTCGAAGCGCTTCAGTATGTCGTCAACCTGGGTTCGACGTTCATGCTTCCGGTCATCATCTTCATAATCGGGCTGTGCCTGAGACTCGGCATCGGAAAATCTCTGCGCGCCGGTCTGACCGTCGGCATCGGGTTCGTCGGTGTGAACCTCGTCGTGAGTCTCATGACGGGAGATCTCGGCTCGGCTGCAAAGGCCATGGCCGAGAATTTCAATCTCAATCTGTCGATCATCGATCTCGGCTGGCCAGGGACCTCTCCCATGGCATGGGCCTCTGATGTGGGTATCATCGCGATTCCCGTGGCGATCGGCGTTAACATCCTCATGCTCTGCGTGCGTGCGACTCGCGTCGTCAACGTGGATATCTGGAACGTCTGGCATATGGCATTCACGGGCGCGATCGTAGAGATGGCGACGGGAAACTTCGCGATCGCTCTCGTCTGCGTCGCGATCCATGCGGCCATCGCCTACAAGCTCGGAGACATGTTCGTTCCGGTTACCGACGGGTACTTCGAGCTCGAGGGCATGGCGATGCCTCACGGCACATCTGCATACATGGGAGTCTTCGCCGCTCCTGTAGACGATCTGCTTGATCGCATCCCGCTGATCAATCGCATCAACATCACACCGGAGACCGTCGAGGAGAAGCTCGGCGTACTCGGACAACCTATGATCATCGGATTTTTTCTCGGTTTCCTGATCGGTCTGCTCGCGGGATACGATGTGGGCCGTGCCGGCACCCTCGCTGTCGAGATGGCCGCGGTCATGAAGCTCATGCCGCTCGTGGTGAAGTTCATCATGGAGGGGCTCATGCCAATCTCAGAGGCAGCGCGCGAAATGCTGAATAAGCACTTCAAAGGCGGCGACTTCCGTATCGGTCTCGATTGTGCTCTCATGCTCGGCGACCCGGCCGTCGTGGCGTCCTCCATGCTGTTCGTGCCGCTGACATTGCTCATCGCCGTCATCATGCCCGGCAATCGAATTCTGCCGTTCGGGGACCTTGCCACCATAGGATTCTTCGTGGCAATCGCCGTGGGCGTTCATAAGGGAAACGTGTTTCGCACGCTTTTCTCCGGCGCGCTGATCATGTCGATCACCCTGTGGATCGCCAACCAGATGGCCGGTCTGCAACAGGCGCTCGGCCGCTCGGTTGGGCTCGTCAAGGCGGGGGAGCAGATATCCTCGCTCGATCAATCCGGTTCACCCATCACATTTCTGCTGACCAGAGCGACGACGACAGATCTTGGCATCGGGTTCATCGTCATCGCTGCTCTATGGATCGGTGCGTTCGCCTATACCTATATATGCTACAAACGCGGGCGGTTGTTCAAGTCGAGGAACGCTGCCGAGCGATCTGCCGAGCATGACGCGAGCCGAGAGGCCGGCAAGGTGGAGATCGCCTAGCTCTCATGTGAGCGATCCGGCGGCTGCGCCCGCTGAAGTCTCAACGTCGGCGAGGTCGCAGCGGTCCGTCCGAAACGGAATGCTATTCAAACATAGAATCGAGGGAGCGCCTTATGAAAGCGCTTGCGATCACGGCTAGCAAGAATATGGAACTCGTCGACATAGAGGTGCCGAGCCCCGGCCCCGATGAGGTCTTGATCCGGGTCTCTTATGTCGGCGTTTGCGGATCAGACCTTCCGAGGTACTTCGAAGGAGGGGTTCATCAATATCCGCAGGTGCTCGGCCACGAATTCTCGGGCGTGATCGAGCGAACGGGTGA
It encodes the following:
- a CDS encoding PTS sugar transporter subunit IIA encodes the protein MSDLASPRTEPVPTDPSKRDPAEVEWLYLHGTDFADQPDLFHGVSTYLLDHGYVRPGFEQALAKRERSFPTGLPTQPAVAIPHTDGEHVLREAIACIVNKRPIEFVEMCGEADDIVCPSVFFILVMREGKTHLDVLSSLIERIQQGGLVSRIMRAADEAELREVIASVW
- the gatB gene encoding PTS galactitol transporter subunit IIB gives rise to the protein MAVKRIIVACGGAIATSTVAANKIREICDRNGIDADVTQARITELESMKDQADLIVTTAKVRRDYGVPVIHGVAFISGIGIEATERKILDALQST
- a CDS encoding PTS galactitol transporter subunit IIC codes for the protein MNIIFEALQYVVNLGSTFMLPVIIFIIGLCLRLGIGKSLRAGLTVGIGFVGVNLVVSLMTGDLGSAAKAMAENFNLNLSIIDLGWPGTSPMAWASDVGIIAIPVAIGVNILMLCVRATRVVNVDIWNVWHMAFTGAIVEMATGNFAIALVCVAIHAAIAYKLGDMFVPVTDGYFELEGMAMPHGTSAYMGVFAAPVDDLLDRIPLINRINITPETVEEKLGVLGQPMIIGFFLGFLIGLLAGYDVGRAGTLAVEMAAVMKLMPLVVKFIMEGLMPISEAAREMLNKHFKGGDFRIGLDCALMLGDPAVVASSMLFVPLTLLIAVIMPGNRILPFGDLATIGFFVAIAVGVHKGNVFRTLFSGALIMSITLWIANQMAGLQQALGRSVGLVKAGEQISSLDQSGSPITFLLTRATTTDLGIGFIVIAALWIGAFAYTYICYKRGRLFKSRNAAERSAEHDASREAGKVEIA